In a genomic window of Halodesulfovibrio aestuarii DSM 17919 = ATCC 29578:
- a CDS encoding TrkH family potassium uptake protein, whose amino-acid sequence MTEQAAELKYAVRFRVVFKYFGQLCLVLAMLSLVPLSVSLFFGDTAISLRYGIVIGGLAVLGWSLVRLRVPFGIQANEGMVVVALMFLFTPFVMSYPMMGGGMEFLDALFEAISGMTTTGLSTKATLAGMPKTFLFARAWMQWYGGLGIVVLSLALVMQPGLVAKGLAVTEADTEDLVGGTRAHARRVLKVYSGLTVLGIIGSMMVGISFFDAVLYSFAALSTGGFAPNDGSLAMLNRFAQVWITLLCLAGAIPLAVYYRMLKKKRHVALDILQFKLVIIASFVVSLMVGISMRLNIGMDWSQVFQHAPLFAFSAQSTAGFSSMPCEQLDAGSKLILIFSMIAGGGAGSTSGGFKLLRLLIAVNVFRLLIIRTSLPKHAVFEPRIAGRRLQDDEIRMALLVIVLFIFIIALSWLLFVVMGYDPLDSLFEVTSATGTVGLSVGLTSTELPDLLKCVLCADMLMGRLEIVAWIVMLYPGTWIGRRMEGK is encoded by the coding sequence ATGACTGAACAAGCTGCCGAACTGAAGTATGCTGTTCGGTTCCGAGTTGTCTTCAAATATTTTGGTCAACTGTGCCTTGTTCTCGCGATGTTGTCTCTTGTGCCGTTGTCTGTGTCGCTGTTCTTTGGAGATACGGCCATCAGCCTGCGCTATGGCATTGTGATCGGCGGGCTTGCAGTTCTGGGGTGGTCTCTGGTTCGGCTGCGGGTTCCATTCGGAATACAGGCCAATGAAGGCATGGTTGTGGTCGCGCTGATGTTTCTTTTCACACCGTTTGTGATGTCCTACCCCATGATGGGCGGGGGGATGGAGTTTTTGGATGCCCTCTTTGAAGCCATTTCCGGCATGACGACTACGGGGCTGAGTACGAAGGCTACGCTCGCCGGAATGCCGAAAACGTTTCTTTTTGCCCGCGCATGGATGCAATGGTATGGCGGGCTGGGAATTGTAGTCCTTTCTTTGGCGCTTGTTATGCAACCGGGGCTGGTGGCGAAGGGGTTGGCTGTTACAGAGGCCGATACTGAAGATCTGGTTGGTGGCACACGGGCCCACGCACGACGGGTTCTGAAGGTCTATAGCGGATTAACCGTTCTGGGGATCATCGGATCTATGATGGTTGGCATCAGTTTTTTTGATGCTGTGCTGTATTCTTTCGCGGCGCTCTCAACCGGAGGCTTTGCCCCGAATGATGGCAGCCTCGCAATGTTGAACCGGTTTGCACAGGTGTGGATTACTCTGCTCTGCCTTGCAGGAGCGATTCCTTTGGCAGTCTATTACCGAATGTTGAAAAAGAAGCGACACGTAGCACTGGATATTTTGCAGTTTAAGCTCGTTATCATAGCTTCCTTTGTAGTTTCGCTAATGGTGGGTATCTCCATGCGGCTGAACATTGGCATGGATTGGTCTCAGGTATTCCAGCACGCGCCCCTGTTCGCTTTTTCCGCACAGAGTACTGCGGGGTTTTCCTCGATGCCATGTGAGCAGCTTGACGCGGGATCGAAGCTGATTCTGATTTTCTCGATGATTGCCGGCGGCGGTGCAGGATCTACCTCAGGCGGATTCAAACTGTTGCGGCTGCTGATCGCGGTAAATGTGTTTCGGTTGCTCATCATTCGAACAAGCCTGCCGAAACATGCCGTTTTTGAGCCTCGGATTGCTGGTCGCCGATTGCAGGACGATGAGATCCGTATGGCGCTGCTGGTTATTGTGCTGTTCATATTCATTATTGCGCTGTCCTGGCTATTGTTTGTAGTAATGGGATACGACCCTCTCGACTCCTTGTTTGAGGTGACTTCCGCGACTGGAACAGTAGGGCTTTCCGTTGGGCTGACAAGTACAGAATTACCCGATCTTCTTAAATGTGTTCTGTGCGCTGACATGTTGATGGGACGACTTGAAATTGTAGCGTGGATTGTGATGCTGTATCCTGGAACGTGGATTGGTAGAAGAATGGAGGGAAAATGA
- a CDS encoding ABC transporter ATP-binding protein, protein MAEYVNKRTNRGAFAGRASFVRLHGISKHFGKVRANHEITLDIRPGMIKALLGENGAGKSTLMSILSGRFQQTSGDILVDGKLTTFTSPKDAIKAGIGMVYQHFMLVESMTVAQNVLLGQEKAFLISPKEQEKEVAELAEQYGLPIDPSAIVSTLSMGEKQRVEILKLLYRDSRVLILDEPTAVLTPTETEQLFDAMWRMADQGKSLVFISHKLKEVMAVADEIAILRKGEVVDEFKEADVPNEAVLANRMVGRDVELSLDAQPVELGATVLDVQGLEGDGLEDIMLSVRKGEIVAIAGVAGNGQKELVEVVCGLRKPITGDVSILGLEWHDFYPRPPRKGRSLAYIPEDRQGLATCKFVDLVDNFLLTTRHSFSTGPFLNRSKAIDTTVEIVEQFNVQPGHIDADARSLSGGNLQKLVIGREFYRQPDIIVAENPTQGLDISATEEVWQRLLEVRKRAGILLITSELNEALQLADRIAVMYRGRIIDQFPKSDSKKVEAIGLMMAGVTPK, encoded by the coding sequence GTGGCAGAATACGTTAATAAGCGAACCAACCGCGGTGCATTTGCAGGACGGGCATCATTTGTCCGGTTACATGGAATCAGCAAGCATTTTGGTAAGGTGCGTGCAAACCACGAAATTACTCTCGATATTCGTCCCGGTATGATTAAAGCTTTGCTGGGCGAGAACGGTGCGGGTAAATCCACCCTCATGTCTATTCTTTCCGGTAGATTCCAGCAGACTTCCGGTGATATTCTGGTAGACGGTAAGCTGACAACCTTTACCTCTCCGAAAGACGCAATTAAAGCGGGTATCGGTATGGTTTATCAGCATTTTATGCTTGTGGAATCCATGACTGTTGCGCAGAACGTGTTGCTTGGTCAGGAAAAAGCATTCCTCATCAGCCCGAAAGAGCAGGAAAAAGAAGTTGCAGAACTGGCGGAACAGTACGGTCTGCCTATCGACCCTTCAGCAATTGTTTCGACCCTTTCCATGGGTGAAAAGCAGCGTGTTGAAATTCTTAAGCTTTTGTACCGTGACAGTCGCGTGCTTATTCTTGATGAACCGACAGCCGTTCTGACTCCGACCGAGACTGAGCAGCTTTTTGATGCCATGTGGCGCATGGCGGACCAAGGTAAATCTCTCGTCTTTATCTCTCATAAACTCAAAGAAGTTATGGCAGTGGCAGACGAAATAGCCATTCTCCGTAAAGGTGAAGTTGTTGATGAGTTCAAAGAAGCGGATGTGCCGAACGAAGCTGTGCTTGCAAACCGCATGGTCGGCCGTGATGTTGAACTCTCCCTTGATGCGCAGCCTGTAGAACTTGGTGCAACCGTTCTGGACGTACAAGGATTGGAAGGTGACGGGCTTGAAGATATCATGCTTTCTGTCAGGAAAGGTGAAATTGTTGCCATCGCAGGTGTAGCAGGGAACGGTCAAAAAGAGCTTGTAGAAGTTGTCTGCGGTCTCCGTAAGCCGATAACAGGTGATGTTTCAATCCTTGGGCTGGAATGGCATGATTTCTATCCGCGACCTCCAAGAAAAGGGCGTTCTCTCGCCTATATTCCTGAAGACCGCCAAGGACTTGCGACATGTAAATTCGTTGATCTGGTGGACAACTTCCTGCTCACAACGCGTCATTCGTTTTCAACAGGGCCGTTCTTAAACCGTAGCAAGGCAATCGACACAACCGTAGAGATTGTTGAGCAGTTCAACGTACAGCCCGGGCATATTGATGCGGACGCACGGTCTCTTTCCGGCGGTAACCTGCAAAAACTCGTTATCGGGCGTGAGTTCTATCGTCAGCCTGATATCATTGTTGCAGAAAACCCGACACAGGGTCTCGATATTTCAGCAACAGAAGAAGTCTGGCAGCGACTGCTTGAAGTCCGTAAGCGCGCAGGTATTTTGCTTATAACATCAGAGTTGAACGAAGCACTGCAACTCGCAGACCGTATAGCCGTCATGTACCGTGGTCGTATTATTGATCAGTTCCCGAAATCGGATTCTAAAAAAGTTGAAGCTATCGGGCTCATGATGGCGGGTGTTACGCCCAAATAA
- a CDS encoding ABC transporter permease produces MGLELIIPILAATIQSGTPILYATLGEMLTERSGVLNLGVEGMMIFGAFFAFIVSYFTGSPWLAFVCAGVLAGLFGLAHAIVCLVFQGNQVVSGLALTILGVGLADFLGTTYVGMSAPGFAPFDIPFLSSIPVMGDIFFKQDALVYVSYFLPFLFWFFMSRTRWGLALGAAGENPAACFAAGLNPVKLRWAGIFFGGVLCGLGGAYLSLAYTHLWTNNMTAGRGWIAVALVIFAFWRPGRAMFGAYLFGGIMAFQMRLQAVGATLPSSLLLMLPYALTIIVLLFSSARGKGRQAPAALGVNIEPGE; encoded by the coding sequence GTGGGCTTAGAACTTATTATTCCTATTCTGGCTGCGACTATTCAGTCCGGTACACCAATTCTGTACGCAACTCTTGGAGAGATGCTGACAGAGCGTTCCGGTGTGCTGAACCTTGGTGTGGAAGGTATGATGATTTTCGGCGCGTTTTTCGCGTTCATTGTTTCATACTTCACAGGCAGCCCGTGGCTTGCGTTTGTCTGCGCAGGTGTGCTTGCCGGTCTTTTCGGTCTTGCACATGCAATTGTCTGCCTTGTTTTCCAAGGTAATCAGGTTGTATCTGGCCTTGCTCTTACTATTCTTGGTGTCGGCCTTGCAGATTTCCTTGGCACAACCTACGTAGGTATGTCTGCACCGGGGTTTGCTCCATTTGATATTCCATTTCTGTCTTCCATTCCGGTTATGGGCGATATTTTCTTTAAGCAGGATGCATTGGTCTATGTGTCCTACTTCCTGCCGTTCCTGTTCTGGTTCTTCATGAGCAGAACCCGCTGGGGGCTTGCTCTCGGCGCGGCCGGTGAAAATCCGGCTGCATGTTTTGCCGCAGGTCTTAATCCTGTGAAACTGCGCTGGGCGGGGATTTTCTTTGGCGGTGTCCTTTGCGGTCTTGGCGGAGCATACCTGTCTCTTGCCTACACCCATCTGTGGACAAACAACATGACAGCAGGACGTGGTTGGATTGCTGTCGCGTTAGTTATTTTTGCATTCTGGCGTCCGGGTCGTGCAATGTTCGGTGCGTATCTGTTTGGCGGAATTATGGCATTCCAGATGCGTTTACAGGCTGTAGGAGCAACATTGCCTTCATCACTGCTGCTCATGCTTCCATACGCACTGACTATCATCGTTCTTCTTTTTTCTTCAGCGCGAGGCAAGGGGCGTCAGGCTCCTGCTGCTCTCGGCGTGAATATTGAGCCGGGAGAATAG
- a CDS encoding ABC transporter permease codes for MLGFTIEKRQEPLKWGSFFIFLVAMVFSLGVSALLLAVQGKPPLEAMYLLWDGAFAHGWALEDTVLKAIPIFLCSLGVAVCFRMQIWNIGAEGQYALGAIGATWVVLSMPNAPVWVLMPLMFIAAAVLGGLWAIIPALLREKMGLNEIISTLMFNYIGILFLQYLVYGAWKDPASFGFPMTIMFPDTAVIGELFGRIHWGILVCAGAALALTVFLKHTRLGFEIMVSGENPRAARYARMPYSALVVLVMGLCGALAGWAGLIETSATLNRLQPTIVVGYGFTAIVVAWLARLRITSIAGYSILLAGLRVGVENLQLELQVPASFTGIMQGLILLSVLAGQFFNWYSFQRSKRG; via the coding sequence ATGCTAGGTTTTACTATTGAAAAACGTCAGGAGCCCCTTAAGTGGGGCTCCTTTTTTATCTTTCTGGTTGCGATGGTTTTTTCTCTCGGGGTAAGCGCTTTGTTGCTGGCTGTTCAGGGAAAACCACCGTTGGAAGCAATGTACCTGTTATGGGACGGAGCCTTTGCTCACGGATGGGCTCTTGAGGACACTGTCCTTAAAGCTATCCCTATTTTTCTCTGTTCCCTCGGGGTTGCAGTCTGCTTCCGTATGCAGATCTGGAATATTGGCGCGGAAGGGCAGTACGCCCTCGGGGCCATCGGTGCAACCTGGGTTGTGCTGAGCATGCCGAATGCACCTGTATGGGTGCTGATGCCGCTTATGTTTATCGCAGCCGCGGTGCTTGGCGGGCTTTGGGCAATTATTCCGGCTTTGCTGCGCGAGAAGATGGGACTTAACGAAATTATTTCGACACTGATGTTTAACTACATCGGCATCCTGTTTCTTCAGTACCTTGTCTACGGTGCATGGAAAGATCCTGCGAGCTTCGGTTTTCCGATGACTATCATGTTCCCTGATACAGCCGTTATCGGCGAATTATTCGGACGGATTCATTGGGGCATACTTGTCTGTGCGGGTGCTGCGTTAGCTCTTACCGTATTTTTAAAGCATACTCGCCTCGGGTTCGAAATCATGGTCAGTGGCGAGAATCCTCGTGCCGCCCGTTACGCTCGTATGCCGTACAGCGCACTTGTTGTGCTGGTCATGGGACTATGCGGTGCGTTGGCAGGCTGGGCAGGGCTTATTGAAACGTCTGCAACGCTTAACCGTCTGCAACCGACAATCGTCGTGGGGTACGGTTTTACCGCAATTGTTGTGGCGTGGCTTGCCCGTCTGCGTATTACCTCCATTGCCGGATACTCTATTTTGTTGGCAGGTCTGCGCGTAGGTGTAGAGAACTTGCAGCTTGAATTGCAGGTGCCGGCGTCATTTACCGGTATTATGCAGGGACTTATTCTGTTGAGCGTATTGGCTGGACAGTTCTTTAACTGGTATTCTTTCCAGAGAAGCAAGCGAGGATAA
- a CDS encoding BMP family ABC transporter substrate-binding protein, with the protein MRKLVGIAMLAAMVVVAGFGATVAQAKDLKVGFVYVSPVGDAGYSYAHDLGRQAVEKMDGVKTFYVESVPEGADATRVINNMARKGYDVIFGTSFGYMDPMLKVAKKFPDTTFMHCSGYKTAPNMSAYFGRIYQARYLAGLVAGSMTKSNIIGYVGAFPIPEVKRGINAFTLGVRAVNPKAKVHVVWTKTWYDPATEKEAAKSLIDIGSDVIAQHQDSPGPQEAAQEAGIYSIGYNSDMSQFAPKAHLTSVVWNWSAFYPVVIEKVQKGEWKADNYWWGLSEGVVDLAPFGDMVPENVRAMVTARKAEIKNGTFKVFAGPVKDQSGTIRIAEGETASDAMLAGMDWFVEGVEGSNQ; encoded by the coding sequence ATGCGTAAATTAGTGGGTATTGCAATGCTCGCTGCTATGGTTGTTGTCGCTGGCTTTGGCGCAACTGTAGCACAGGCGAAAGATTTGAAAGTTGGCTTCGTGTACGTTTCTCCAGTTGGTGACGCTGGGTATTCTTACGCTCACGACCTTGGTCGTCAGGCTGTTGAAAAAATGGACGGCGTAAAAACGTTTTATGTTGAATCCGTACCGGAAGGTGCTGATGCAACCCGTGTTATCAACAACATGGCTCGTAAAGGGTACGATGTAATCTTCGGCACCAGCTTCGGTTACATGGACCCAATGCTCAAAGTAGCAAAGAAATTTCCTGATACTACCTTCATGCATTGTTCCGGTTACAAAACTGCACCGAACATGTCTGCATACTTTGGTCGTATCTATCAGGCTCGTTACCTTGCAGGTCTCGTAGCTGGTTCCATGACTAAATCCAACATCATCGGTTACGTTGGTGCATTCCCTATTCCGGAAGTTAAACGTGGTATCAACGCATTTACTCTCGGTGTTCGCGCTGTGAACCCTAAAGCAAAAGTGCACGTTGTCTGGACTAAAACTTGGTACGACCCTGCAACCGAGAAAGAAGCTGCCAAGTCTCTTATCGACATCGGTTCCGACGTTATCGCACAGCATCAGGATTCCCCAGGCCCTCAGGAAGCTGCTCAGGAAGCCGGTATTTACTCCATTGGCTACAACTCTGATATGTCCCAGTTTGCTCCTAAAGCACACCTTACTTCTGTAGTATGGAACTGGAGCGCATTCTACCCGGTAGTTATTGAAAAAGTTCAAAAGGGCGAATGGAAAGCTGACAACTACTGGTGGGGACTTTCCGAAGGCGTAGTTGATCTTGCACCATTCGGTGACATGGTTCCTGAGAATGTTCGTGCTATGGTTACTGCCCGTAAAGCAGAAATTAAAAATGGAACATTCAAGGTGTTTGCTGGCCCTGTCAAAGATCAGTCCGGTACTATCCGTATTGCAGAAGGCGAAACCGCTTCTGACGCAATGCTCGCTGGTATGGATTGGTTTGTTGAAGGCGTTGAGGGCTCTAACCAGTAG
- the gpt gene encoding xanthine phosphoribosyltransferase, producing MSDSNRYSKVTPVSWELLQRDARQLAWDLLKKGTWKGIYAVTRGGLVPAAILAREMEIHQIETICVSSYNWKNQGEMNVLKKPEGDGEGWLIIDDLVDTGGTARVVRDMLPKAYFATLYAKPEGRPLVDTFIREYSQDTWILFPWDSEGQFVEPLVKRVNDTK from the coding sequence GTGTCAGATTCCAACCGCTATTCAAAAGTTACTCCTGTATCTTGGGAGTTGTTGCAAAGAGATGCCAGACAGCTGGCTTGGGACTTACTTAAAAAAGGTACATGGAAGGGCATTTACGCCGTTACGCGTGGAGGCTTGGTTCCTGCTGCTATTCTTGCCCGAGAAATGGAAATTCACCAGATTGAGACCATCTGTGTCAGCAGTTATAACTGGAAGAATCAGGGTGAGATGAATGTTTTGAAAAAACCGGAAGGGGACGGCGAAGGCTGGTTGATCATCGATGATCTGGTGGATACCGGCGGAACCGCACGAGTTGTGCGTGATATGTTGCCAAAAGCATATTTTGCAACCTTGTATGCGAAGCCGGAAGGCCGCCCGCTTGTAGATACATTTATCAGAGAATATTCTCAGGATACTTGGATTTTATTCCCTTGGGATTCTGAGGGTCAGTTTGTTGAGCCGCTCGTTAAGCGGGTTAATGATACGAAGTAG
- a CDS encoding THUMP domain-containing class I SAM-dependent RNA methyltransferase — MSIFNRKSEVLITCPRGAAPILTEEIKQLNFPVRHEHTAAVETFTTMAGCMRLNLHLRTAHRVQFQLASFRAYNADDVYKYIREYIDWDEIIAPDGYLSISSFVQNDSIRDARYANVRVKDGICDFMRDKHGRRPDSGPEQTGTVLFLHWVQNRCKLYLDTSGEPLNRRGYRKLPWKAPMSEPLGAASLLASGWDRKSNVVNPMCGSGTLAIEAALIGLNSAPGLMRDNYGFMHLPDFDQARWDKLLDEAEAEELGGLDFRIIATDKSAEAIEAAKKNAVAAGVDRYIEFDVCDFRETDVPEGGGIVIMNPEYGERLGDVRYLGDVYQAIGDFFKKKCQGYIGFIFTGNLDLAKQVGLRTFKRLTFFSAKIECKLLGYQLYSGSKKASKQD; from the coding sequence ATGAGTATTTTCAACCGTAAGTCAGAAGTGCTGATTACATGCCCGCGCGGCGCAGCACCAATTTTGACTGAAGAAATTAAGCAACTTAATTTCCCTGTTAGGCATGAGCATACCGCTGCTGTAGAAACATTTACTACTATGGCTGGCTGTATGCGTTTGAACCTGCATCTGCGCACTGCGCATCGTGTTCAGTTCCAACTTGCATCTTTCAGGGCATACAATGCCGACGATGTGTACAAATACATTCGCGAATACATCGACTGGGACGAAATAATCGCTCCTGACGGCTACCTGTCTATATCTTCCTTTGTGCAGAACGATTCCATTCGTGATGCCCGTTACGCCAATGTTCGTGTTAAAGACGGCATTTGTGACTTTATGCGTGATAAGCATGGTCGCAGACCGGATTCCGGCCCTGAGCAGACAGGTACAGTCCTGTTCCTGCATTGGGTTCAGAACCGTTGTAAGCTGTATTTAGATACATCCGGCGAACCTCTTAACCGTCGTGGTTACCGCAAACTTCCCTGGAAGGCTCCAATGTCCGAACCGCTTGGTGCAGCGTCTTTGCTTGCCAGTGGCTGGGATCGTAAAAGCAATGTTGTAAACCCGATGTGCGGTAGTGGTACACTTGCCATTGAAGCAGCACTTATCGGTCTTAACAGTGCTCCGGGGCTGATGCGCGACAACTACGGTTTTATGCATTTGCCGGACTTTGATCAGGCTCGCTGGGACAAGCTTCTTGATGAAGCAGAAGCAGAAGAACTTGGCGGACTTGATTTTAGAATTATCGCTACTGACAAAAGTGCAGAAGCTATTGAAGCTGCAAAAAAGAATGCTGTTGCTGCGGGTGTTGACCGCTACATCGAATTTGATGTGTGCGATTTCCGTGAAACAGACGTTCCTGAAGGCGGCGGCATTGTAATAATGAACCCTGAATATGGTGAACGGCTTGGTGATGTGCGTTACCTTGGTGACGTGTATCAGGCTATTGGCGACTTCTTTAAGAAGAAGTGTCAGGGCTACATAGGGTTTATTTTTACCGGTAACTTGGATTTAGCGAAGCAGGTTGGCTTACGCACCTTTAAGCGTCTTACATTCTTTAGCGCAAAAATTGAATGTAAGTTGCTTGGATACCAGCTGTACTCTGGTTCCAAAAAGGCAAGTAAGCAGGATTAG